CTTATTCGTCTAGGAAGCTGCGCAGAGTTTCTGAACGGCTTGGGTGACGAAGTTTACGAAGCGCTTTTGCTTCGATCTGACGAATACGTTCACGAGTTACGTCGAACTGTTTACCCACTTCTTCAAGAGTGTGGTCAGTATTCATGTCGATACCGAAACGCATACGTAGTACTTTTGCTTCACGAGGAGTCAAACCCGCTAATACATCACGAGTTGCTACTTTCAAGCTAGTTGAAGTTGCAGAATCAAGTGGTAGTTCTAGCGTTGTATCCTCAATAAAATCACCTAGATGCGAATCTTCGTCGTCACCGATTGGTGTCTCCATTGAGATTGGCTCTTTCGCGATTTTCAGTACTTTACGAATCTTATCTTCAGGCATTTGCATGCGCTCTGCCAATTCTTCAGGTAATGGTTCGCGGCCCATTTCTTGAAGCATTTGACGTGAGATACGGTTCAGTTTGTTGATCGTTTCGATCATGTGTACTGGAATACGAATCGTACGTGCTTGGTCTGCGATCGAACGAGTGATTGCCTGACGAATCCACCATGTCGCATAAGTTGAGAACTTATAACCACGACGGTATTCGAATTTATCAACCGCTTTCATTAGACCGATGTTACCTTCTTGGATTAAGTCCAAGAATTGCAGACCACGGTTGGTGTATTTCTTAGCAATTGAAATAACCAGACGTAAGTTCGCTTCAACCATCTCTTTCTTCGCTCGGCGAGCTTTCGCTTCACCGATAGACATACGGCGGCTGATGTCTTTAATACGACGAACTGACAGTGATGTTTCACGTTCGATGTTATCCAATTTTTGGATAGAACGACGAATATCATCTTCACGTACGCGGACTTTTTCTGCGTACGGTTTATCAGATGCCAAGATTTCATCTAACCATGCTTCACTAGATTCATTACCAGTAAATAATGCGATGAAAGACTTCTTCGGCATTTTTGCGTATTCCACAACGTTCTTCATGATAAGACGTTCTTGAGTGCGAACGCGATCCATTGAAGTTCGTAGTGTATTAACAAGATGATCGAACTGTTTTGGTGTTAAGCGAAATTCGCGGAACACTTCTTGAACGAGATCCGTTGCTTTTTTAGAGGCTTTACTTTCATCACCGTGCTCATTGATAGCAAGTTGCAGATTCTGGAACTCGTTACGTAAGTTAGTGAATTTCTCTAAAGCAAGCTCAGGATCGATACCAACATCTTCTTCTTCTTCAGAATCGTCGTCGTTATCTTTCTCATCGTCGTCTTCATCGTCGTCATCGTTTTTCGAGATGTCGTTACTTTCTTCTTTTAGGTCTTTTGCTGAAAGTTCTGAACCGATGTGAGTAGCAGTTGGCGCTTGGCCATCTTCATCGTCAGGATCAACAAAGCCTGTAATAAGGTCAGTAAGACGAAGTTCCTCTGCTTGAACTTTATCAAATTGTTCAAGGATGTACGGAATCGTACCAGGGTATTCCGCCACAGCGCTTTGAACTTGGTTAATACCATCTTCAATGCGCTTAGCGATATCAATCTCACCCTCACGGGTTAACAGCTCAACGGTACCCATTTCACGCATGTACATGCGAACAGGATCGGTCGTACGACCGATTTCATTTTCTACGCTAGAAAGTGCGGCTGCTGCAGCTTCGGCTGCATCTTCGTCGGTGATATTGTTATCATCGTTTAACGCGAGATCATCGGCATCTGGAGCTGTTTCAACAACCTTGATACCCATGTCGTTAATCATTTGAATAATATCTTCTACCTGCTCTGAATCTACGATTTCAGCGGGTAGGTGGTCATTTACTTCGGCGTAGGTCAGATAGCCTTGCTCTTTGCCTTTAACAACAAGTAGTTTCAGCTGTGACTGCGGATTTTGATCCATAGACGGTATCCAACTTCGTATCTGGTGAAGGAATAAAGTATGCGAAATGCAAACCACGTATTATAACAAATTGAGACTCTGCTGACTATCTATTAATCAGGGTTACGCTTTCAGGTCGTTCATTAACGCCAGAAGCTCCCTCTTTTCATCGACTGATAAACCGATGCTTCTGTCTTTAGCGAGCAAGGTTTCAATTTGTTTCTCTACACACTGGGCTAAAATTTTGTCCAATGAGTCTAAAAATAGTTCTTCTTGATTGTCTTCAACAAGAGGTATATCCCAACTTGCTAGACGAGAAAGAAGTATCTCGTTTTTTTTGTTTCGCCAGTGCTCCATGAGCTGGCCAGTAGTGATATGGGGATGTTGCTGGCATTTATCAAGGACCTCTACTAATAGAGATAATCCCGGAATCTCCAGACCTCTGACAGCTGATAGATTTGGCACCATTTCAGCATAGCTCGGATTCTGGAGAAGCAAAGCTATTACTTCCCTCATCGGGGTACGTTTTATCTCTTTATGTGGCTGCGGACGTGCATTAGTTTCCTGATTCACGACCGGTTTTTTGTAAATGCCTGTTTTTTGTTCAAGAAGTCTAAGTAGTTGTTCTTGAAGATATTCATCAGGAACTTTACGAATTAAAGGTAGTGCTAATGCTTCAAGTGCTGCTTTACCTTCGTTATTGCCCACATCAACCTGTGTCAAAAGATTGCTAAATAAATATTTCGATAGAGGTTCTGCTGTTTGAACTTGTTGTTCAAATGCATCTTTACCATATTTTCGAATATAACTATCCGGATCTTCGCCATCAGGTAAAAAAAGAAATTTCAGTACATTACCGCTTTTCAGGTAGCCCAATGCGTTTTCTAAAGCACGCCAAGCGGCTTCACGACCCGCACGGTCTCCATCATAGCAGCACACGACGGTATTTGTTTGGCGAAACAGTAATTGTAAATGGTCGCCAGTCGTCGATGTTCCTAATGATGCTACGGAATAATCCACACCATATTGTGCTAATGCCACCACATCCATATATCCTTCGACCACCAAAATTTGTGGTGGTTCACGGTAGGATTGGAGCACTTCATAAAGGCCATATAGCTCTTTGCCTTTATGAAAAATTGGCGTTTCAGGCGAGTTTAGGTATTTCGGTGTACCATCACCTAATACCCGCCCACCGAAGCCGATCACTCGACCTCGGCGATCTCGAATGGGGAACATTACCCGGCCGCGAAAACGATCGTATCGATTGCCTTTGTCGTTCTCGATGAGCATCCCGCCAGTGACGAGCATATCTTGAACATTTCGGCTTTGACCAAAGTTTTTGCGGACCGAATCCCATTCATCAGCCACATAACCAATACCGAATTTTTGAACAATTTCCCCCGAGAGACCGCGATTTTTTAGATAATCGATAGCGACTCGATTGGAGGGGACTTTTAATTGTTGACGGTAATACTGAGCAATACTGCCCATTAGGTCATAGAGGCTACGTTTTTCTTCACTATTCGCTTTCGGTGTATTGGAGCGATTTGATGAAGGGGTGGAATTCGCTTCTCTAGGGACTTCTAATCCTAGTGATGAGGCGAGTTCTTCAATGGCTTCTGGAAACTCCAGTCGCTCATATTCCATAAGAAAATCAATGGCATTACCATGCGCCCCACATCCAAAACAGTGGTAAAACTGCTTTTCTTGGCTAACGCTAAAAGAGGGGGTTTTTTCATTATGGAATGGACAACAAGCAGAGTAGTTTTTGCCCTTTTTTTTAAGTTTTACACGTGCGTCGATAATATCGACAATATCAAGTCGAGCCAGGAGATCATCAATGAAACTACGAGGAATGTGTCCTGCCATAAAACCTAAAAGAAAGTCCCAATTTATTGAAGAGAGATACAAACAAGCCGTGCATTCCAGAGGATAGCACGGCTTGATGTAATTAGGGTTGGATAACTAAGCGAGTTGAGCTTTCACTAAACCACTTACTTTACCCATATCAGCGCGCCCTTGAAGTTGCGGTTTCAAAAGAGCCATCACTTTACCCATGTCTTGCATACCTTTAGCCGAAGATTCTGTAACTGCATTAGCAATTAATGCTGCAACTTCTGTCTCAGTCAAAGGCTGAGGCATAAATTCCTCAAGTACAGTGATTTCAGCTTTTTCCGCGTCAGCTAGATCTTGACGACCCGCTGATTCATATTGAGCAAATGAATCGCGACGCTGTTTAACCATCTTAGTCAATACAGCAACGATCTCATCGTCAGAAAGAGTAATTCTTTCGTCGACTTCACGCTGTTTAATGGCTGATAAGGCCAAACGAATTGTGCCAAGGCGTATTTTATCCTTGGCTCTCATCGCAGATTTTTGCTCTTGTTTGAGTTTATCAATAAGAGCCATAACGGATTTCCTTAGATTTGGAATTCAGTTATTAGTACAAGCGAACGCGACGTGCGTTTTCGCGAGCAAGCTTCTTAGCGTGACGCTTTTGAGCTGCTGCTTTAGCGCGTTTGCGAACTGTAGTTGGTTTTTCATAGTGCTCACGACGACGCACTTCAGAAAGGATACCTGCTTTTTCGCAAGAGCGCTTGAAACGACGTAGAGCAACGTCGAACGGTTCGTTTTCACGTACTTTAACTACTGGCATATGCCTTTCACCTCAGGGGTTAATTCGTTAATGCTGGTATTTCTTCACCAAAACGTGCTCAGTGTTTTTTGCAAAACAGTGAGCTGTTGGGTTTATAACCAGCGAGATCAAAAATGGTGAGGAATTTTAATCCGAACCTCACCTCTTTGTAAAGGGTTTTGTCGCCCATAGTCTGTACAAAATTTGTTTGTAATGCAAACCCGAGGTAACATGGCGCCAATTTTGAATTCTTAATGGCAGCGTGCGAAGAAAATTATGCGCATTATTGGTATTGAAACCTCTTGTGATGAAACGGGTGTAGCGATTTACGATGATGAGAAAGGCCTCTTGGCTCATCAGCTTTATAGTCAAATTAAACTCCATGCCGATTATGGTGGTGTGGTGCCAGAGTTGGCATCACGTGATCACGTTAAAAAAGCTGTACCATTGATTAAACAAGCGATGGCAGATGCCAATTTGACGCCTGCAGATATTGATGGTGTGGCCTATACAGCGGGCCCAGGTTTAGTCGGCGCATTGTTAGTGGGTTCTACCATTGGTCGTAGTTTAGCTTACGCATGGAATGTGCCTGCAGTACCGGTTCATCATATGGAAGGACACCTGCTTGCGCCAATGCTAGAAGATACGCCACCGGAATTCCCATTTTTAGCCTTGTTGGTGTCTGGTGGGCACACCATGATCGTTGAAGTACGAGCTATTGGTGATTATAAAATTTTAGGCGAGTCGATTGATGATGCCGCAGGTGAAGCCTTTGATAAAACGGCTAAGCTCATGGGGCTGGATTATCCTGGCGGTCCATTGCTAGCTAAATTGGCCGAGAAAGGGCATGCGGGACGTTTTAAATTTCCTCGCCCAATGACGGATCGCCCTGGCTTAGATATGAGTTTCTCTGGATTAAAAACGTTTACTGCGAATACAATCGCAGCACAAGGTAATGACGAACAAACTCGTGCCGATATTGCTTATGCATTCCAAGAAGCGGTTTGTGATACGTTAGTGATTAAATGTCGTCGTGCCCTTGAGCAAACGGGACTAAAACGAATTGTGATTGCTGGTGGTGTGAGTGCGAATAAGGCGCTTCGTCAGGCATTGGAAACGCTTGCGGCTAAACGCGGTGGTGCGGTGTATTATCCTCGTACTGAGTTTTGTACTGATAACGGTGCGATGATCGCCTACGCAGGCATGCAACGTTTGAAAAATGGTGATGTGACCGATTTGAGCTTGGAAGCAAAACCTCGTTGGCCAATAGACCAATTGAACCCAATTACGAATCAGTGATTTTATTGGGTTTGATCCAAGAGTGAACGATGAACGGCTACCTGTATTGGTGGCCGTTTTATATTGAAATGAAACAGATAGATAAAGATAGGGACTCTATGATGAATACCTTTGTAATCGATGGTTGCACCATGAGTTATATCGATCAGGGTGAAGGTGAAGTGATTGTGCTCGGCCACAGTTATCTTTGGGATAGCCAAATGTGGGCACCACAAATTGAGGCACTTAGTCAGCATTACCGCTGTATTGTTCCTGATTTATGGGCTCATGGGCAGTCAGATATGGCGCCTAAAAGCACACGCGGCCTACGCGATTATGCGCTGCATATTCTGGCTTTAATGGATCACTTAGGGATTGAACATTTCTCGATTGCAGGTTTGTCGGTGGGGGGAATGTGGGGAGCGGAAGTCGCTTTAAGTGCTCCAGAGCGAGTTAAGAGCTTAGTATTGCTAGATACCTTTTTGGGCTTAGAACCACAAGTCACACACGATAAGTATTTCGCGATGCTGGATGCTATTAGCCAAGCAAAATGTATCCCACAGCCAATCGTTGATAGTGTTGCTCCGCTGTTTTTCTCCCATCAAGCGGAACAAACACATCCTCAATTAGTGTCTGCTTTTAGAGAGCATTTAAGTCGATTAGAAGGAGAAGCTGTCGTTAATATTGCTCAAGTCGGTCGTTGGGTATTTGGACGTCGTGATGCATTGGATGAGTTAGAACATTTGGCTCTACCCGTATTGATTGCGGTAGGAGCTGAGGATAAACCTCGACCAGCTTTGGAGTCGTATTTGATGCAAGATGTGATTGATGGCAGTCAGTTAGAGATTATCCCTGCAGCGGGGCATATCAGTAATTTGGAACAGCCTGAAATCGTTTCTGAGATGTTACTCAAATTCTTCGCTAAGTTTGCTTAGTTATTGTTTATCTATATAAAAGCCATGAAATACATGGCTTATTTATCACGTCTAGTTTGGGCTAGAACACGTTTAATCTTCACTTACGAGCTTTTTTTCGCCCACCTTAGGTTCTGTGCCTAAAAATAGCCGTTTAATATTTTGGTGATGGCGCAGTACGATCAAACAGCACAACATCGCAACTGGTAGTGTGTATTGAGGTTTGATCATCCAAGTGTAAAGCGGTGCAAGAAGCACGGTGACTAATGCAGCTAATGATGAATAGCGAAATAAAACCGCGAT
This DNA window, taken from Vibrio nitrifigilis, encodes the following:
- the rpoD gene encoding RNA polymerase sigma factor RpoD — translated: MDQNPQSQLKLLVVKGKEQGYLTYAEVNDHLPAEIVDSEQVEDIIQMINDMGIKVVETAPDADDLALNDDNNITDEDAAEAAAAALSSVENEIGRTTDPVRMYMREMGTVELLTREGEIDIAKRIEDGINQVQSAVAEYPGTIPYILEQFDKVQAEELRLTDLITGFVDPDDEDGQAPTATHIGSELSAKDLKEESNDISKNDDDDEDDDEKDNDDDSEEEEDVGIDPELALEKFTNLRNEFQNLQLAINEHGDESKASKKATDLVQEVFREFRLTPKQFDHLVNTLRTSMDRVRTQERLIMKNVVEYAKMPKKSFIALFTGNESSEAWLDEILASDKPYAEKVRVREDDIRRSIQKLDNIERETSLSVRRIKDISRRMSIGEAKARRAKKEMVEANLRLVISIAKKYTNRGLQFLDLIQEGNIGLMKAVDKFEYRRGYKFSTYATWWIRQAITRSIADQARTIRIPVHMIETINKLNRISRQMLQEMGREPLPEELAERMQMPEDKIRKVLKIAKEPISMETPIGDDEDSHLGDFIEDTTLELPLDSATSTSLKVATRDVLAGLTPREAKVLRMRFGIDMNTDHTLEEVGKQFDVTRERIRQIEAKALRKLRHPSRSETLRSFLDE
- the dnaG gene encoding DNA primase; protein product: MAGHIPRSFIDDLLARLDIVDIIDARVKLKKKGKNYSACCPFHNEKTPSFSVSQEKQFYHCFGCGAHGNAIDFLMEYERLEFPEAIEELASSLGLEVPREANSTPSSNRSNTPKANSEEKRSLYDLMGSIAQYYRQQLKVPSNRVAIDYLKNRGLSGEIVQKFGIGYVADEWDSVRKNFGQSRNVQDMLVTGGMLIENDKGNRYDRFRGRVMFPIRDRRGRVIGFGGRVLGDGTPKYLNSPETPIFHKGKELYGLYEVLQSYREPPQILVVEGYMDVVALAQYGVDYSVASLGTSTTGDHLQLLFRQTNTVVCCYDGDRAGREAAWRALENALGYLKSGNVLKFLFLPDGEDPDSYIRKYGKDAFEQQVQTAEPLSKYLFSNLLTQVDVGNNEGKAALEALALPLIRKVPDEYLQEQLLRLLEQKTGIYKKPVVNQETNARPQPHKEIKRTPMREVIALLLQNPSYAEMVPNLSAVRGLEIPGLSLLVEVLDKCQQHPHITTGQLMEHWRNKKNEILLSRLASWDIPLVEDNQEELFLDSLDKILAQCVEKQIETLLAKDRSIGLSVDEKRELLALMNDLKA
- a CDS encoding GatB/YqeY domain-containing protein, which gives rise to MALIDKLKQEQKSAMRAKDKIRLGTIRLALSAIKQREVDERITLSDDEIVAVLTKMVKQRRDSFAQYESAGRQDLADAEKAEITVLEEFMPQPLTETEVAALIANAVTESSAKGMQDMGKVMALLKPQLQGRADMGKVSGLVKAQLA
- the rpsU gene encoding 30S ribosomal protein S21, with the protein product MPVVKVRENEPFDVALRRFKRSCEKAGILSEVRRREHYEKPTTVRKRAKAAAQKRHAKKLARENARRVRLY
- the tsaD gene encoding tRNA (adenosine(37)-N6)-threonylcarbamoyltransferase complex transferase subunit TsaD, producing MRIIGIETSCDETGVAIYDDEKGLLAHQLYSQIKLHADYGGVVPELASRDHVKKAVPLIKQAMADANLTPADIDGVAYTAGPGLVGALLVGSTIGRSLAYAWNVPAVPVHHMEGHLLAPMLEDTPPEFPFLALLVSGGHTMIVEVRAIGDYKILGESIDDAAGEAFDKTAKLMGLDYPGGPLLAKLAEKGHAGRFKFPRPMTDRPGLDMSFSGLKTFTANTIAAQGNDEQTRADIAYAFQEAVCDTLVIKCRRALEQTGLKRIVIAGGVSANKALRQALETLAAKRGGAVYYPRTEFCTDNGAMIAYAGMQRLKNGDVTDLSLEAKPRWPIDQLNPITNQ
- a CDS encoding alpha/beta fold hydrolase, whose product is MNTFVIDGCTMSYIDQGEGEVIVLGHSYLWDSQMWAPQIEALSQHYRCIVPDLWAHGQSDMAPKSTRGLRDYALHILALMDHLGIEHFSIAGLSVGGMWGAEVALSAPERVKSLVLLDTFLGLEPQVTHDKYFAMLDAISQAKCIPQPIVDSVAPLFFSHQAEQTHPQLVSAFREHLSRLEGEAVVNIAQVGRWVFGRRDALDELEHLALPVLIAVGAEDKPRPALESYLMQDVIDGSQLEIIPAAGHISNLEQPEIVSEMLLKFFAKFA